The Paenibacillus sp. RC334 nucleotide sequence CATACAGGCTGGTACGTCATGCCGGAAAAAGGAGACCCCGTATCGCTGTATTTTCCGGGCAGTCGTGAAGAAGATGGGATTGCGGGGAGTGCGATTAGGCGTGCAGGCAGAGGAAGCGGACACAACAAGTTCTCCAATCCGCAGATGAAAATATGGCGAACGCCTCATGGCAAGGAGATTCGTTTGGGTCCGGATGAGCTGGTCGTGACGGGCAAGGACGGCGCTATTTTTATCAAGCTGGACGACAAGGAAGGTATTCATATCGTAAGCAGCAAGCAGGTAAATATCTCGGCGGGTGGCAATCTGAGCCTGTCGGCAGGGAAAACGATGAGTCTGTCCGCAGGCAGTGAGCTGCGTATGGATTGCAACGGCAGTCATATTCAATTGAGCGGATCAGCGGACATGAAGGGCAGTGAAGTGAAGTCGAATTAGGTTGTAGTGCGGCGGCTGAATGGCGGCAACATGATGATATGACATATGAAGAGTTTTAGGTGGTGGATGAAAGCAGATGGAGAAGCCCATAGATGAGCTGGACACGCAGCAACAACAAGCCATCTTGAAACAGGCGTGGTTTCTGATCCGTAGAGACTGGGCACTGAAGTTCAAGGCGACGCAAGAACAACGGATTCAAGCCTGTGTCGAGGCCTTCCAAGGGTATTGTTGGAAGGTTCGGCAGGAGCAGCTTCAAGGAAGAAAAGGAAAGATCGGTTATATCACGTACTCCATGCTGCGTACCACATGGTTGGAGGAGCAGCCAACTTATCTTGTGGAGGCTTCAGATGCTTTATGGATGCTTGATCCTGAACCGATCCGATTCGAATATGATGCAGAGTGGACGTTCTCTTACTGGAGCGATTTGCAGCGGCAATTGCGAACGGAGGTAGAAAAGCAGCAGGTTTCTCTATCGGAGCTAGAATGGGAGCAGATCATGCTGGAGGCAGCGGTACATATTCATGCGCTAGTGGTGAATATGATGCGTTTGGCGATGAAACAGGCGGTGCGTTTACCTGAATTTCAGGAGTTGGAGCGGGAAGAAACATTTGAGATTCGTGTTGGAGAGTACCTGGATCAGAGTGTGTCTGTGCATAAGGAAGACCGCAGACCGATGGATGCGAACGTAATCAAGTCGTGGCTGGAGGAAAAAGAAGAACAAGCCTACAGCTATCAGGCGTTGGAGGGCATCCAGCTCTTGGACGCAGATTATAGCCAGTTGGATTTTCGGTATACGGCCTTTCGTCAGATCGAGATGGAACACAGTCGCTTGCATGGTTGCGTTTTGGTCGGAACGATCTGGCAGGAAAGCCAGCTCCAAGGCACCGACTTCACCTATAGCTTGCTTCACGGAGCCGATTTTAGCGGATGTTCCATGAGAGGGGCAATATTGGATGCTGTTATGGGCAACGCCGGATACGGCTCGGATGCTTCTTTAGATTGGGAGCCATTGGGGTTTGCTGGGGTAGATTTCACAGGGACGAGCTTGCAAGGAGCTCATTTTCAAGATGCACAGCTGCGAGGAGCTGTATTTCAAGATGCCCTGCTGCAAAGAGCGTCCTTGAATGGAGCAGATCTAACGGATGCCTATTTTGAGGGAGCGGATGTGTCAGGTGCTTCCTTTGAGGGAGCTTGTTTGATCCGGGCCGATTTTACAGGTGCAAATGTGCAAGGGGTCATTTTTACCGATGAACAGCGAAGGGAGGCCATTGGGTTGGAATGTTTATCCCCTGAGGTATCCCATTCGTGGGAAGAGCCTTCTACATTTTCACAGGCGGGGGATGGCGTTAGGAAAAGGGGGTGGTTGCATTGAGATATTTTCGACTGATGGTAGACGAGCGGGTAAAACATCGGGTGGAGCCTGCTGCGCTGTCTCCCCTGCAAGTAGAAGACATCTTGACAGATGCCCCGATGAAGGGACCGCAGGATGAACCTCTTTTTTTAGATGTACATACTGATCAACGAACGATATACCCCGATTTTTTGGAATTTCCTCTGCCGCTGATGTCGGATCGTCTGAAAGCATTATTGGAGAAATATATGCCGGGACTGGAATGGAAAGCGGCCATCCTTACCGATTTCCAGCAGGCCAGACAGGACGTGTACTGGATGCTTCGTCCGCCGATAGTGGATTGCGTGTCCGCACAAACGGAGTGGTATCCCAATGATGTGTTGAAGCATTTGGTGCTCAAAAAGGGGGATATCCCATCGCCCGTTTTTCGGATTGCGGGACTGATCGAACCCCATATCTATATCCATCTGGCTGTGGCGGAAAGTCTGCTGCGCCGATCTTTTACAGGCATTCGAGTACAACGAATTGAGATGGAGCACTAAGGAGGATGGAGCAAGTGGAAGAAGCCCAAGTGAAGCCGGGAACCGGTGCGAAAAAGAGCTATGTCGTGGCAGGGGCAATTTTAAGCTGTAGTTATGGCACACAGCCTACCCGTTTGAAACGGCCTTTTAGCCATGGGGTCTACGTGAAAAACAAGGCACAAATGAACATTGGAGATTATGTACCGGGTGTGAACATCAAGTCCTTTGGGAACTGCTCCAGTCCATTAAACCCGTCTGTGCAAGCCAGCGAAATGGTGGACATCTATGGTGTGAAGAAAGCCCCGTGTGTTCCTGTCCTGACCATGCCGTGGCTGAACGGAAAAAGCGACATGAGGATTGAAGGCCAACCTGCCTTGACACAGAACTGTACCCATCAGTGCCTGTATTGTGGTCATATCCGAATTGAAAATGACGGGCAGGAGCTGGATTAAAGGTCCGCTTCATGATCTGTTTCATGAAAGCTATATTTCGGACACCACCTCGCGGCTTTATGCTGTCGGAAAGTGGATGAGCAGGGACAGTCGCTAAGACGATTGTTTCACGGTTTGGTTACACGCATGTCCGTATACTGCATACGGGGAGTATATACCTTTGAACTGGAGGCGGCTTCGCATTCGTATCAGATGGATATCAAGCTGAAAAAGCGGTCCTATCAGGATATTCACCGTACCTATGATGATCTGGTCACAACGATGGTACGCAAGTACATGCACGGCGATGCGATTGGTACAGTCACGAACTATGCTAAACTGGACACTTTTGTTTTACAACATGAGGAGAGACGAGAAGTGGATTACGGAAAACGGAGGGCAATCCTTGCTGGAGCGTCTAGGAGCTTGGGAGCAACTCAAAGTTGTGCCTGTCAGTGATCCCTTGATGTTGGCGGTCAGTCCTTCCATCGGATTTGACAGCAAGAACCACCTACATTTTATCATGGAGAATAAGACAACATTCCAAGGGCTGATGCCCGAACTGCCGAAGCTATCCTTCTCCTCATTGATTTTTGGCTACGGCCGAAAAATTGTAGGAAATCTGGGGATGCTCCGTTTACAGTACCCTGTTCAAGGCGCGGAGCAAGAACTTTATTATTTTGGTGATCTCGACTTGGAGGGCATTACCGTGAAGTCTTCGGCATGTCGTCTTAAACTTTTGATCTTTTATCGCCATGAAAAATACACTGGTTAATGTCAAATTTTATATATAGGGATATTCATCAAATTAATTTAAAGTAAAAATAATCCAGGAAATATTTTGTATCACATGCTATAATTTAGAATATTGAAAGGAAGGGAATATTGACGAATTAGTTCGAAATTATTGATAGACTCTGTATTCGAATGTAAGTCTCATTCGTTTAACTCATGCATTGTGATTTTTTTCTCATTATAAAATTTGTATAAATGTTTCATTGATTTGTATTACTTTGTTGCGCGTACAGAATGGACGAATGCATTTTTGGGTTTGCCACGCACCATTAATATGATTACACGGGGGAGGTGAATTGAGAAACTTGACGGCTTTTTGATAACGGTTTAATGATGTATGCAACAAATCAAACTTGGGAGGATTGGAAATGAAAAAGAGGATTACAAATGTAATGGGTATTGTTGTATTGTTTTCTCTTGCAATATCTTTAATAACAGGAGGATTGCAAAATACTACAATTTATGCTGCCGGTCTTTCGATCATCGACGATGGAGGCTGGAATGAAACTGCGTATGTAGAATGGTCACCTGAAAGCAATGCGGAGGGGTATAATGTATATGTTAAACCTGTAAGTGCGCCAGATTCTTACTACCAACAAATTGATAGTGAATTAATTCGAAAATACCCTTCCTATTGGAGAGCTGATGCCGTAGGTCTTGCAACTGGAGATTATGTAATGAAAGTTGAAGCCAGGCTACCAGGGGGTTCAACGGTAAGTGCTGTTTCAAATAAGCTATCCGTAGCGTCATATGATAGATCTGGATTTGCTTTCTCATCAAAATCGCTATATGGTACAGGCTCGGGTGCTTATAATGAAGACGGAACACTTAAGAATGGTGCCCAAGTTCTTTATGTAACATCCAAGACTGCACAAACAGTGACCCTCGATGTGAAAATCAATAGCTCAGGTCGTGTTCAAACAGGTGTTGGTCTAGGCGAGATTTTGGCATTAAGACAAAAAGGCTATGATACAACACCACTTGCAATCAGATTTATTGGGAAAGTTACAGAAGATGATATGAGAGGACAACTTAATAGCAGTGGATATCTTCAAGTAAAAGGCAAAAAAAATTATTCGGAAATGAATATGACGGTTGAAGGTATCGGAGACGATGCTTATGCTTACGGATGGGGAATACTTCTTAGATATGCTGGAAATGTGGAAGTGAGAAACCTGGGTGTGATGTTGTTCCCTGATGACGGTATTTCAATGGATACAGGAAATGCAAATGTTTGGGTGCATAATAATGATGTATTCTATGGATCTGCAGGAGGAGATGCCGACCAAGCAAAGGGAGATGGTTCCACAGACGTTAAAAATGGATCGACGTATATTACAATCTCTTATAATCACTACTGGGATTCAGGAAAATCGGCTCTGGTCGGCTTAAGTGAATCGTCAGAATTCTTTGTCACCTTCCACCATAACTGGTTTGATCATTCAGACTCCCGTCATCCACGTATAAGAGTGGCATCTGTTCATATATATAATAACTTCTTTGATGGAGTCTCAAAATATGGTGTCGGTGCTACAATGGGAGCTTCAGCCTTTGTAGAATCTAATTATTTTAGACATGCTAAATATCCAATGCTGAGTTCTTTGCAAGGTACGGATGCTTTAGGGGAAGGTACATTTTCGGGAGAAAACGGAGGTGTGATTAAGGCCTACAACAATAGTATAGTTGATGCTGCCAGTCTGATTTATGCAAACTCCAATAACGGGACAGCTCTGGCAAATGAAAACTCTTTTGATGCGTATTTAGCTTCGTCGAGAAATGAAACCGTACCAAGCTCATACAAAGCATTAAAAGGAGGAACAGCTTATAACAACTTTGATACAAGCGTCGATATTGGAGTAAACGGTGCTGACATTGATAACGTAAGCGATGTTGAACAAATTGTTACTGCAAAAGCTGGACGCCTGAATAACGGAGACTTTACATGGAAATTTGATAATTCCGTTGATGACACGTCGTATGCACTCAATTCAGCTCTAATGGCTAAAATAAAAAGCTACACAACTCAACTTGTATCTGTAGGGGGTAATTCAATCTCACCGGAACCAACACCGGGGCCAACGCCAGAACCAACACCGGGGCCAACGCCAGAACCAACACCAGGGCCAACGCCGGAACCAACACCGGAGCCGACACCAGAACCAACCCCAGAACCAACACCGACTCCTGTTCCGGTACCAACACCCGGAGAACAAGTTCATAACTTTACCATAGCTGGAACTAACAACGACTTCTTTGATATTAAAGGGGATCTTTCGGCAAACAAGGGAACTGTGGAGTATAATGGTGTGACTCTAACTCAATGCTTAAAAATCGAGAACTCAACCAGTATTGGGTTTACTACTACGGAAGCTTCAACATTAACATTAGTGTTTAATTCAGCAGACGGAACAAAAATCAAGGTTGATGGAACCGATTATCCAATGACTGATGGTATTGTCAGCGTATCACTTGCTCCTGGCGCACATACCATTACAAAAGATAATCCTACAAATCTTTATTACATGGAATTGGAATAGATTATCTGATGAGTTTTGGCTTGTTATGATAAAAAAAGATGTACTGCGGGACTACCCCCCATTGATGAGACAGGGATCAAAACACACTCAAGTTTAAGTGACCAGTTGCCGGAATTGAACCGGCGACTGGTTTATTTAGTTTTGTTTGAATGTGAATTGATCTGCACACGTTTATGATGGATTCTGTGCCTTGACTTGCTCTAAGTCTGATGAATGCTCAGGTCCTTTTCCGTAGCTGTATTGTTTACTAACAGGCTGCTCTATCGCATCTTGAACGAACATATAAAAGCCCGACCGTGTGAGGTGGTGCTTTTGTCTATGCGATTGTATAACTCTATTTTGCATGCTCATCTGGCTGATGAATACCAAAAATATTCCCTTCTGTGTCCATGTAATACCCTTGCCATGCCATTCCAGGCAGTGCATGCTTGGGCAGTGCAAGTTTGCCTCCAAGATTAAGAATTTTTGCTTCAGTAGAATCGTAATCTTCCACTCCCATAGTACATGCATAACCATTCATAGCCTGGCCGGGTTGGGGGGAAGCACCTTGACGTTGCATCAAGGCTCCGTTGATTCCGGGTTCATTTGCATCGCCTGTCACAGCTCCAAAATAAGGCGTTCCAGCATAATCACTCCAATCCTCAAATGTCCATCCAAATACCTCGCCATAAAACTTCTTAGCACGTTTCATGTCATCTACATGAATTTCGAAATGAACTAGTCGGCCCATGATTTCCTCCTATGTTTTGACTTCCTACATTTTTCTATTATTATACTTTCCTATTTCGCTAAATATATAAAATTCAATTGAAAATTTTTCGTGACTCAGGTGAGATGAAAAGTGTGACTACTTGTAGCTTAAAGATGACTTCTACGTTTTCCATGTAGACGATCACCTTTTCTACATAGCTGTCGATGAACTTCTTGATCTCAGGAAGGTTGCGGCTGGGGATGTGGCCCTGAAAGCCAGAAAGCAGTTGTCGCAGAGCATCCTCTGTGATGGCTGGCTTTTCTTTTTCTCTGTAAGCAGCCCAAGGGATGATCTTCTATTCTTTTGAATAAGTATTGACACGAATAAAAAAATGTTATATCTTTATATCAAGATAAATAAATTAAAGATATAACTGATCAAAGCAATTAAATATGGAGGTATAGATATGATTACAATTTTAAAAAGAATTAATCAGCTTGCAAAAAAAGAAAAAGAAGTCGGGTTAACTGAAATTGAAAAAATTGAACAAACTGATCTTCGCAAAGAATACCTTCAAATATTTCGGGGTTCTATAAAAAGCATTCTCCTGAATGCTACTATTTATGATCCGCATGGAGACGATATTACTCCTGAAAAACTAAAAAAAGAACAGGCTCAAATAGTGCAGCAATGAACTTAATTTTATCCAATATCTTTAATTAAATAATCTTAAAATAAATATGATATGGAGAGTGATTTTTATGTTGGCAAGTGGATTGTTACTGGTACGTTTGGTGGTTGGATTGTTGTTGGTCGGGCACGGAGCTCAGAAACTTTTTGGATGGTTTGGAGGCTATGGTCCAAAAGGTACTGGCGGTTGGATGGAATCGGTCGGAATTAAACCGGGAGTATTCATGGCCGTGTCCGCTGGGTTGATGGAATTGCTGGGAGGAGTCCTATTTGCTTTGGGACTATTCACTCCATTGGCTGCATTGTTCATTACGCTGACTATGCTTGGGGCGATTTTCAAAGTACATGGCCAAAACGGAATTTGGGCAACAGCTAATGGCTATGAATACCCGTTGGTTCTGATTGCAGTCGTAATCGGTATCGCATTGACAGGGGCAGGCTCATATTCCATCGATGCAATACTTAAATAAAAGACTATGAACCTTTAGAACACAACATCCCCTGTTCGTCATGTGTATCTTTAACTACTCAGACGAACAGGGGTTAACTTTTTGTTGTATGGTTATTTTGTCGAAGTTTTTTTTCGTGCGTCTCCATTCGTTTCTTTCTCAGTGAAAAAGTAAAGCAAAGCTAGCAACGGCAGCGCGACCCCAATGAGAGCACTGAAATTCCAACCTCCTTGCGCATAAGACCAACCGCCTAACGATGATCCAATGGCACCGCCTACGAAAAAAATAGACATGAAGAGTCCGTTCAGACGCCCCCTCGCTTCACTTCCCAAGGAGTAAATCACACGCTGCCCAAGTACAAGATTTCCCGATACGGCCATATCCAGTGTAATCGCTGAGACAAAGAGCAGTACAAGAGCAACTGTCGAATGGTTTTGAAAAAGATAGATTAGCAAAAAAGACAAGGCGGCAATGATCATGGCTAGCCCGGTTAAGAATTTGCTCCAGCCTTTATCAGCCAATCTTCCGGCAATCGGAGCTGCTACTGCGCCGCCCACGCCTACTAAAGCAAACAATGCAATACCTTGCTGGGACATTCCGAAATCATCCGCTAATCGTAGAGGAACGACAGTCCAAAATAGGCTGAAGGCTCCAAATAGACAGGCTTGATATAGGGCACGGCGGCGCAATACGGGTGTTTGTTTTAAAAGAGTGCCCAGAGAGAAAATTAATTTGCCGTAAGATACCGTAGGCGCAGGCTTACGTTCAGGAAGAGCTCGCGAGAGCAGAACCGTCAACAGCGTTACGACAATTGCTGACAAAATAAATACGGCCTGCCACCCCCAGATGCTGGTTATAAAGCTTGCCACTGGTCGTGCGAACATAATTCCTAGCAACAGTCCACTCATTACATTCCCGACAACGCGGCCGCGCTGCTCTTCAGATGCCAAATACGTGGCATATGGCACCAGTATTTGGGCTACCACCGATCCAATTCCAATGAACAGAGATGCGGTCAGGAACAACGGCGCATTGGGGGCGAATGCGGCTGCGAGCAATGCACCGACTGTAATCACTAACGATACGACCATGAGGCGTCGATTTTCAATAATGTCACTGAGCGGTACGATAAACAGCAATCCCACAACATAACCGACTTGAGTTAAAGTGACAATGAAGCCCGCTGCTGTGGAAGAAAGGCCCATAGCAACATGGATAGGCCCTACAAGGGTCTGAGCATAATAAAGATTGGCGACGATAAGGCCGCATGCGGCCGCCAACAGAAACATCATCCAATTTGAAATACGGTTACTTTCTATGGCTTGTTGTTCTCTTTGCATGATAATCCTCCTCGTAATTGTTTAGGGAAAAATAAATACTGAACGTATAGTTCATTAATTCGATAATCAAATAATATACTGAACGTTTGGTTTTGTAAATAGGTAAATTCGTTTTATTTTTACTTGATATTTGATATACTGAACGTACAGTTTATTTTTTTGTATTTACTTACATCTAAGAGGAAGGGGGGGTTCCGGTGCAGAGTAAACGAGGACGTCCGCGTAATGTCGAGACGCAGAATTCTATCCTTACCGCTTCCTATGATCTACTGTTGGAGCATGGCTTTGGAGCGGTTACGGTGGAAAAAATTGCTGAACGAGCCAAAGTTAGCAAAGCGACCATTTATAAATGGTGGCCTAACAAGGCTGCCGTGGTGATGGATGGTTTTCTGTCAGCTTCCATAGCAAGATTGCCCGTACCCGACACGGGTTCTGTATTAGATGATATTCT carries:
- a CDS encoding pentapeptide repeat-containing protein — its product is MEKPIDELDTQQQQAILKQAWFLIRRDWALKFKATQEQRIQACVEAFQGYCWKVRQEQLQGRKGKIGYITYSMLRTTWLEEQPTYLVEASDALWMLDPEPIRFEYDAEWTFSYWSDLQRQLRTEVEKQQVSLSELEWEQIMLEAAVHIHALVVNMMRLAMKQAVRLPEFQELEREETFEIRVGEYLDQSVSVHKEDRRPMDANVIKSWLEEKEEQAYSYQALEGIQLLDADYSQLDFRYTAFRQIEMEHSRLHGCVLVGTIWQESQLQGTDFTYSLLHGADFSGCSMRGAILDAVMGNAGYGSDASLDWEPLGFAGVDFTGTSLQGAHFQDAQLRGAVFQDALLQRASLNGADLTDAYFEGADVSGASFEGACLIRADFTGANVQGVIFTDEQRREAIGLECLSPEVSHSWEEPSTFSQAGDGVRKRGWLH
- a CDS encoding DUF896 domain-containing protein, yielding MITILKRINQLAKKEKEVGLTEIEKIEQTDLRKEYLQIFRGSIKSILLNATIYDPHGDDITPEKLKKEQAQIVQQ
- a CDS encoding pectate lyase; its protein translation is MKKRITNVMGIVVLFSLAISLITGGLQNTTIYAAGLSIIDDGGWNETAYVEWSPESNAEGYNVYVKPVSAPDSYYQQIDSELIRKYPSYWRADAVGLATGDYVMKVEARLPGGSTVSAVSNKLSVASYDRSGFAFSSKSLYGTGSGAYNEDGTLKNGAQVLYVTSKTAQTVTLDVKINSSGRVQTGVGLGEILALRQKGYDTTPLAIRFIGKVTEDDMRGQLNSSGYLQVKGKKNYSEMNMTVEGIGDDAYAYGWGILLRYAGNVEVRNLGVMLFPDDGISMDTGNANVWVHNNDVFYGSAGGDADQAKGDGSTDVKNGSTYITISYNHYWDSGKSALVGLSESSEFFVTFHHNWFDHSDSRHPRIRVASVHIYNNFFDGVSKYGVGATMGASAFVESNYFRHAKYPMLSSLQGTDALGEGTFSGENGGVIKAYNNSIVDAASLIYANSNNGTALANENSFDAYLASSRNETVPSSYKALKGGTAYNNFDTSVDIGVNGADIDNVSDVEQIVTAKAGRLNNGDFTWKFDNSVDDTSYALNSALMAKIKSYTTQLVSVGGNSISPEPTPGPTPEPTPGPTPEPTPGPTPEPTPEPTPEPTPEPTPTPVPVPTPGEQVHNFTIAGTNNDFFDIKGDLSANKGTVEYNGVTLTQCLKIENSTSIGFTTTEASTLTLVFNSADGTKIKVDGTDYPMTDGIVSVSLAPGAHTITKDNPTNLYYMELE
- a CDS encoding DoxX family protein, whose translation is MLASGLLLVRLVVGLLLVGHGAQKLFGWFGGYGPKGTGGWMESVGIKPGVFMAVSAGLMELLGGVLFALGLFTPLAALFITLTMLGAIFKVHGQNGIWATANGYEYPLVLIAVVIGIALTGAGSYSIDAILK
- a CDS encoding DUF4280 domain-containing protein, whose amino-acid sequence is MEEAQVKPGTGAKKSYVVAGAILSCSYGTQPTRLKRPFSHGVYVKNKAQMNIGDYVPGVNIKSFGNCSSPLNPSVQASEMVDIYGVKKAPCVPVLTMPWLNGKSDMRIEGQPALTQNCTHQCLYCGHIRIENDGQELD
- a CDS encoding MFS transporter; amino-acid sequence: MQREQQAIESNRISNWMMFLLAAACGLIVANLYYAQTLVGPIHVAMGLSSTAAGFIVTLTQVGYVVGLLFIVPLSDIIENRRLMVVSLVITVGALLAAAFAPNAPLFLTASLFIGIGSVVAQILVPYATYLASEEQRGRVVGNVMSGLLLGIMFARPVASFITSIWGWQAVFILSAIVVTLLTVLLSRALPERKPAPTVSYGKLIFSLGTLLKQTPVLRRRALYQACLFGAFSLFWTVVPLRLADDFGMSQQGIALFALVGVGGAVAAPIAGRLADKGWSKFLTGLAMIIAALSFLLIYLFQNHSTVALVLLFVSAITLDMAVSGNLVLGQRVIYSLGSEARGRLNGLFMSIFFVGGAIGSSLGGWSYAQGGWNFSALIGVALPLLALLYFFTEKETNGDARKKTSTK
- a CDS encoding Wadjet anti-phage system protein JetD domain-containing protein is translated as MLERLGAWEQLKVVPVSDPLMLAVSPSIGFDSKNHLHFIMENKTTFQGLMPELPKLSFSSLIFGYGRKIVGNLGMLRLQYPVQGAEQELYYFGDLDLEGITVKSSACRLKLLIFYRHEKYTG
- a CDS encoding VOC family protein; translation: MGRLVHFEIHVDDMKRAKKFYGEVFGWTFEDWSDYAGTPYFGAVTGDANEPGINGALMQRQGASPQPGQAMNGYACTMGVEDYDSTEAKILNLGGKLALPKHALPGMAWQGYYMDTEGNIFGIHQPDEHAK